The Gemmatimonadales bacterium genome window below encodes:
- the nuoH gene encoding NADH-quinone oxidoreductase subunit NuoH — MTPELKGFVLVALVKTVAVFTFLMLLVAYSTLLERWIASWMQDRIGPNRAGPKGLLQPIADGIKNLLKEEVIPDGANKVFFVIAPAISLMAALIIPLTIPWAAPIPLEFDITLPLLGRFVHHGATAATVTALPIGFLFVLAISSVGVYGIALGGWASNNKYSLLGGLRATAQMVSYEVAMGLSLIPVLLLVGNVSFVEIVAAQQQARFGWLVLPLALSAFMFLVSGFAETNRVPFDMPEAESELVAGYHTEYSSMKFSAFMIAEFAGMVTISMMFVTLFLGGWDIPFTHWDETVGMPQFLATAVLFFLKVLFFLFLFMWVRWTLPRFRYDQLMALGWKVFIPMGLAYILFIAVALWVVDGPLGTVNPAARFGLLFLFNLPVLVLVFRVLDRGRLIRGVSVPAPASAPRPARVS; from the coding sequence GTGACCCCTGAACTGAAGGGCTTTGTGCTGGTGGCGCTCGTCAAGACGGTGGCGGTGTTCACCTTCCTGATGCTGCTCGTGGCCTACTCGACGCTGCTGGAGCGCTGGATCGCGTCGTGGATGCAGGACCGCATCGGCCCCAACCGCGCCGGTCCCAAGGGGCTGCTCCAGCCGATCGCCGACGGCATCAAGAACCTCCTCAAGGAGGAGGTCATTCCCGATGGCGCCAACAAGGTCTTCTTCGTCATCGCCCCGGCGATTTCGTTGATGGCGGCGCTGATCATTCCGTTGACGATCCCCTGGGCGGCGCCGATCCCGCTCGAGTTCGACATCACGCTGCCGCTGCTCGGCCGGTTTGTCCACCACGGCGCCACGGCGGCCACGGTGACGGCCCTGCCGATCGGGTTCCTGTTCGTGCTCGCCATCAGCTCGGTCGGCGTGTACGGCATCGCCCTCGGCGGGTGGGCGTCCAACAACAAGTACAGTCTCCTGGGCGGCCTGCGCGCCACCGCCCAGATGGTCTCCTATGAAGTGGCGATGGGGCTCAGCCTCATTCCGGTCCTCCTCCTGGTCGGCAATGTCTCGTTCGTCGAGATCGTGGCAGCACAGCAGCAGGCCCGCTTCGGGTGGCTCGTCCTCCCCCTGGCCCTCTCCGCCTTCATGTTCCTGGTGTCGGGGTTCGCGGAGACGAATCGCGTGCCCTTCGACATGCCGGAAGCGGAATCGGAACTCGTGGCGGGGTACCACACCGAATACAGCTCGATGAAGTTCTCCGCCTTCATGATCGCGGAGTTCGCCGGGATGGTGACCATCTCCATGATGTTCGTCACCCTCTTCCTCGGCGGGTGGGACATCCCGTTCACCCACTGGGACGAGACGGTTGGCATGCCGCAGTTCCTGGCGACGGCCGTTCTCTTCTTCCTGAAGGTCCTGTTCTTCCTCTTCCTGTTCATGTGGGTGCGGTGGACCCTGCCGCGCTTCCGGTACGACCAGCTGATGGCGCTCGGATGGAAGGTCTTCATCCCGATGGGCCTGGCCTACATCCTGTTCATCGCCGTGGCGCTGTGGGTGGTGGACGGCCCCCTCGGCACGGTGAACCCGGCGGCTCGGTTCGGCCTGCTCTTCCTCTTCAATCTTCCGGTGCTCGTGCTTGTCTTCCGGGTGCTGGACCGCGGTCGGTTGATCCGCGGCGTCTCCGTTCCCGCTCCCGCGTCGGCCCCACGGCCGGCACGGGTGTCCTGA
- a CDS encoding NADH-quinone oxidoreductase subunit J, which translates to MADTIFMALGTIAVLSAIFCIFQRNALAAAIWLVVTMLSLAGMYLILGAPFIAAIQVLVYTGAIMVLFIFVIMLLNLGEGVSDIRGPGAKALAVVLGVGAATFLLRLAGYDPARLAFELTGGTNLPPAAVFETAELARRSAEAQGVVGAIAGPLFSTYLVPFEVTSLLLLAAIIGAVVLAKRRI; encoded by the coding sequence GTGGCCGACACGATCTTCATGGCGCTGGGGACCATCGCCGTCCTCTCCGCGATCTTCTGCATTTTTCAGCGGAATGCGCTGGCGGCCGCCATCTGGCTGGTCGTCACCATGCTGTCGCTGGCCGGGATGTACCTGATCCTCGGCGCGCCGTTCATCGCGGCGATCCAGGTGCTCGTCTACACCGGCGCCATCATGGTGCTCTTCATCTTCGTCATCATGCTGCTCAATCTCGGCGAAGGGGTGAGCGACATCCGCGGCCCGGGGGCAAAGGCGCTGGCGGTGGTCCTCGGCGTGGGCGCGGCCACCTTTCTCCTCCGCCTTGCGGGCTATGATCCCGCCCGGCTGGCGTTCGAGCTGACGGGCGGCACCAACCTCCCGCCCGCCGCGGTGTTCGAGACCGCCGAACTTGCCCGCCGGTCGGCGGAAGCGCAGGGCGTCGTCGGCGCGATCGCCGGTCCTCTCTTCTCCACCTATCTCGTCCCCTTCGAGGTCACCTCGCTGCTGCTGCTCGCGGCCATCATCGGGGCCGTCGTGCTGGCCAAGAGGAGGATCTGA
- a CDS encoding NAD(P)H-dependent oxidoreductase subunit E produces the protein MSGSTHGHADAPHAPVFTGEVRSRLEALFPQYPTKQACLLPALWMVQEERGWISEPAMAEVAEVLGLTPAYVKGVVTFYTMYHTHPVGRHFIQICTTSPCNLCGAEAVMEALLRETGCGELGATSPDGRFTVSEVECLGACGFATPIMINDDFIESVTPERVAGILQGYK, from the coding sequence ATGAGCGGCTCCACGCACGGCCACGCCGATGCGCCCCATGCGCCGGTGTTCACGGGGGAGGTCCGCTCGCGGCTCGAGGCGCTCTTCCCGCAGTATCCCACGAAGCAGGCCTGCCTGCTGCCGGCGCTGTGGATGGTGCAGGAGGAGCGGGGCTGGATTTCCGAGCCGGCCATGGCGGAGGTGGCGGAGGTGCTCGGGCTGACCCCGGCGTACGTGAAGGGGGTCGTGACCTTCTATACGATGTACCACACCCATCCGGTCGGGCGGCACTTCATCCAGATCTGCACCACGTCGCCGTGCAACCTGTGCGGCGCCGAGGCGGTCATGGAGGCGTTGTTGCGCGAGACGGGCTGCGGGGAGCTCGGCGCGACCAGCCCGGACGGCCGGTTCACCGTGTCCGAGGTCGAGTGTCTCGGGGCGTGCGGCTTCGCCACCCCGATCATGATCAATGACGACTTCATCGAGAGCGTGACGCCGGAGCGGGTTGCCGGCATCCTGCAGGGGTACAAGTAA
- the nuoK gene encoding NADH-quinone oxidoreductase subunit NuoK, whose protein sequence is MLLGPALAFSALLFSIGVVGVLMRRNAIVLFMCIELMLNAVNLTFVALAQYHGVGGQLMVFFVMAVAAAEAAVGLAIILAVFRHTTSVDLKTNTLLQG, encoded by the coding sequence ATGCTCCTCGGTCCGGCGCTGGCCTTTTCGGCCCTGCTGTTCTCGATCGGCGTCGTCGGCGTGCTGATGCGCCGTAACGCCATCGTGCTCTTCATGTGCATCGAGCTCATGCTCAACGCCGTCAACCTGACGTTCGTCGCCCTGGCCCAGTACCACGGCGTCGGCGGGCAGTTGATGGTGTTCTTCGTCATGGCTGTCGCCGCCGCCGAGGCGGCGGTCGGGCTGGCCATCATCCTCGCGGTCTTCCGGCACACCACCTCGGTGGACCTGAAGACCAACACCCTCTTGCAGGGCTGA
- a CDS encoding NADH-quinone oxidoreductase subunit C, with the protein MTAATVSPSVAALVSHFGAAILRDRVSCGDTIVWVAPDKAHDILAWLRDDPGQDFNFLTDVTAVEYRDGELPLEVVYQLRSLGRRADLRLKVELDKSQPLEVESVCDLWAGANWLEREVFDMFGITFRNHPDLRRILMWETYAEGYPLRKDFPLRGHFSRSEQTRQALAANPEAHYSLEELSIAASYHELSMEMRERLGHGERGEVT; encoded by the coding sequence ATGACGGCCGCCACCGTCTCGCCGTCCGTCGCCGCGCTCGTCAGCCACTTCGGCGCCGCCATTCTCCGGGACCGGGTCTCTTGTGGCGACACCATCGTCTGGGTCGCGCCCGACAAGGCCCACGACATCCTCGCCTGGCTCCGCGACGATCCGGGGCAGGACTTCAACTTCCTCACCGACGTGACCGCCGTGGAGTATCGCGACGGCGAGCTGCCGCTGGAGGTCGTCTACCAGCTTCGCTCGCTGGGGCGCCGGGCGGACCTGCGTCTCAAGGTTGAGCTCGACAAGAGCCAGCCGCTCGAGGTCGAGAGCGTGTGCGACCTCTGGGCCGGGGCCAATTGGCTCGAGCGCGAGGTGTTCGACATGTTCGGCATCACCTTCCGGAACCACCCCGACCTGCGCCGCATTCTCATGTGGGAGACCTACGCCGAGGGGTACCCGCTCCGGAAGGACTTCCCGCTCCGCGGGCATTTCAGCCGGTCCGAGCAGACCCGGCAGGCGCTGGCCGCCAATCCCGAGGCGCACTACTCGCTGGAAGAGCTCTCCATCGCCGCCTCGTATCACGAGCTGAGCATGGAAATGCGCGAGCGGCTTGGGCACGGTGAGCGCGGGGAGGTGACGTGA
- a CDS encoding NADH-quinone oxidoreductase subunit I — MAIGVKVMQRPGREASYMRATLKGMALTFRHLFRKKVTMQYPEERSTETWTISPRWRGTHRMLTDEQGRSKCVACGLCPQICPANCIKLVPGEDEDGNRYPLIYEIDEFRCVFCGYCQEVCPEEAIHVGVHYENAEFERGRFVYDLERLSAQTHPVSSLWDPTDPRGE; from the coding sequence ATGGCGATCGGCGTCAAGGTTATGCAGCGCCCCGGGCGCGAGGCCAGCTACATGCGCGCCACCCTGAAGGGCATGGCGCTCACCTTCCGGCATCTCTTCCGCAAGAAAGTCACGATGCAGTACCCGGAGGAGCGCAGCACCGAGACGTGGACCATCAGCCCACGCTGGCGCGGCACCCACCGGATGCTCACCGACGAGCAGGGGCGCTCCAAGTGCGTCGCCTGCGGGCTCTGCCCCCAGATCTGCCCGGCCAACTGCATCAAGCTGGTACCGGGGGAGGATGAGGACGGCAACCGGTACCCCCTGATCTATGAGATCGACGAGTTTCGCTGCGTCTTCTGCGGGTATTGCCAGGAAGTCTGCCCGGAAGAGGCCATCCATGTGGGCGTGCACTACGAGAACGCGGAATTCGAGCGTGGACGGTTCGTCTACGATCTCGAGCGGCTCTCGGCCCAGACGCATCCGGTCTCGAGTCTCTGGGATCCGACGGATCCGAGGGGGGAGTAG
- the nuoF gene encoding NADH-quinone oxidoreductase subunit NuoF, with amino-acid sequence MGYPHPSHPKETPVLSKHFGEAAARTYEGWVERGGYTALRKAMGMTPEAIIDEVKASGLRGRGGAGFPTGLKWSFMPKGDGKPHYLVCNADESEPGTFKDREIMRWTPHQLIEGCAIAAYAIGAERCYIYIRGEFTEPLAMVKAAVAEAYAHGALGADVFGSGKRIDIVVHRGAGAYICGEETAMMNSIEGRRGNPRIKPPFPAQAGLFAMPTTINNVETLSAVPHIINRGGEWYKGLCLSNPKSTGTKLISVCGHVQRPGNYEVTMGTSMQELLFDMCGGMKPGRTLKAVIPGGSSVPIMTAAEVDGCLLDYEGVVACGSMLGSAGMIVMDDSTDMVYQIWRLARFYAHESCAQCTQCREGTAWTTKILERILAGKGKEADLQLLLDLSENMTGKTICVLSDSCAAPIVSGIQKFRSEFDAYLSGARQPALAMA; translated from the coding sequence ATGGGCTATCCGCATCCGTCCCACCCGAAGGAAACGCCGGTGCTCTCGAAGCACTTCGGCGAGGCCGCGGCGCGGACCTACGAGGGCTGGGTGGAGCGCGGCGGCTACACCGCGCTGCGCAAGGCGATGGGCATGACGCCCGAGGCGATCATCGACGAGGTGAAGGCGTCAGGGCTGCGCGGGCGGGGCGGCGCCGGGTTCCCGACCGGGCTGAAGTGGTCCTTCATGCCCAAGGGCGACGGCAAACCCCACTACCTCGTCTGCAACGCCGACGAGTCGGAACCCGGCACTTTCAAGGACCGCGAAATCATGCGGTGGACGCCGCACCAGCTGATCGAGGGGTGCGCCATCGCGGCGTATGCCATCGGGGCGGAGCGCTGCTACATCTACATCCGGGGCGAGTTCACCGAGCCGCTGGCCATGGTCAAGGCCGCGGTGGCGGAGGCGTACGCCCACGGCGCGCTCGGCGCCGATGTCTTCGGTTCCGGCAAGCGGATCGACATCGTGGTGCATCGCGGGGCGGGGGCGTACATCTGCGGCGAAGAGACCGCGATGATGAACTCGATCGAGGGGCGCCGTGGGAACCCGCGCATCAAGCCGCCGTTCCCGGCGCAGGCCGGCCTCTTCGCCATGCCGACCACCATCAACAATGTCGAGACGCTTTCCGCGGTGCCGCACATCATCAATCGCGGCGGCGAATGGTACAAGGGTCTCTGCCTCAGCAATCCGAAGTCCACCGGCACCAAGCTGATCTCGGTCTGCGGGCACGTGCAGCGGCCCGGCAATTACGAGGTCACCATGGGCACGTCGATGCAGGAGTTGCTCTTCGACATGTGCGGCGGCATGAAGCCGGGGCGCACGCTGAAGGCGGTGATCCCCGGCGGTTCCTCGGTGCCGATCATGACGGCGGCCGAGGTGGACGGATGCCTCCTGGACTACGAAGGGGTCGTCGCGTGCGGCTCGATGCTCGGCTCCGCCGGCATGATCGTCATGGACGACTCCACCGACATGGTCTACCAGATCTGGCGGCTCGCCCGGTTCTATGCGCACGAGTCCTGCGCCCAGTGCACCCAGTGCCGCGAAGGCACCGCCTGGACCACCAAGATCCTGGAGCGGATTCTGGCCGGGAAGGGCAAAGAGGCGGACCTGCAGCTGCTGCTCGACCTCTCCGAGAACATGACCGGCAAGACGATCTGCGTGCTGAGCGACTCCTGTGCCGCGCCGATCGTCAGCGGGATCCAGAAGTTCCGGTCCGAATTCGACGCTTACCTCAGCGGCGCGCGCCAGCCGGCGCTCGCAATGGCCTGA
- a CDS encoding 2Fe-2S iron-sulfur cluster-binding protein, with translation MTERVTVTIDGAQVSVPKGTSIIEAAKQAGVLIPHYCYHPSLPSPAVCRMCLVEVEKAPKLMPACVTTVTDGQVVHVNSAPAKKAREGVLEFLLANHPLDCPICDQAGECELQDYTFQEGRAAGRHDDYPKRYNPVEEFGPDVLYVPNRCILCTRCVRFMDDVAGDGVLNVSERGDRATIGIFPDRELDHPWAGNVVDLCPVGSLISKDFLHKARAWDLDRTASICPGCTQGCNITIDTRDNTVVRLRPRANLEVNRHFMCDEGRMHYRWMNRGDRVEAPLVREGDGQRPVDWETALDHLGQMVRGGAGSAVVLASPRASLESLGWVSRLLGRYQVTGAVQVPMGDEEPLAGVPGLALRAERAPNLQGARALGLDAAWDAAVAAAAKASLVIVLDATLTEAEAGTLAKAGSVVVFATVEAEAWAHAGLVLPVTTMAEEHGTWMNRDGRVQRYQQAKAGPGMARPAWWIAAGAIDGAAEAPATAAEAFAALGADWPALAGLSYADLGLSGRTSAAVAAGAAR, from the coding sequence ATGACCGAACGCGTGACCGTCACGATCGACGGGGCCCAGGTGAGCGTCCCCAAGGGCACGTCGATCATCGAGGCGGCCAAACAGGCCGGCGTCCTCATCCCGCACTACTGCTACCACCCGTCGCTGCCGTCGCCGGCCGTCTGCCGGATGTGCCTGGTGGAGGTGGAGAAGGCCCCGAAGCTGATGCCGGCGTGCGTCACGACCGTCACGGACGGCCAGGTCGTGCACGTGAACAGCGCGCCGGCAAAGAAGGCACGGGAAGGGGTGCTGGAATTCCTGCTCGCCAACCACCCGCTCGACTGCCCGATCTGCGACCAGGCGGGTGAATGCGAGTTGCAGGACTACACCTTCCAGGAAGGCCGTGCCGCCGGGCGGCACGACGACTATCCGAAGCGGTACAATCCCGTCGAGGAGTTCGGACCCGACGTCCTCTACGTGCCCAACCGGTGCATCCTCTGCACGCGGTGCGTGCGGTTCATGGACGACGTCGCCGGGGACGGGGTCCTCAACGTCTCGGAACGGGGTGACCGGGCCACCATCGGGATCTTTCCCGACCGCGAGCTCGATCACCCCTGGGCGGGCAACGTGGTGGACCTGTGCCCCGTCGGCTCGCTCATCTCCAAGGACTTTCTGCACAAGGCGCGCGCCTGGGACCTCGATCGCACGGCCAGCATCTGCCCCGGCTGCACCCAGGGGTGCAACATCACGATCGACACCCGCGACAATACTGTGGTCCGCCTGCGGCCTCGCGCCAACCTCGAGGTCAACCGTCACTTCATGTGCGACGAAGGGCGGATGCACTATCGGTGGATGAATCGGGGCGACCGGGTGGAGGCGCCCCTCGTGCGCGAAGGCGACGGGCAGCGCCCCGTCGACTGGGAAACGGCCCTCGACCACCTTGGGCAGATGGTCCGGGGCGGCGCCGGATCCGCGGTGGTGCTCGCCTCGCCTCGCGCGAGCCTCGAGTCACTCGGGTGGGTCAGCCGTCTCCTCGGCCGCTACCAGGTGACCGGGGCGGTGCAGGTGCCGATGGGCGACGAGGAGCCCCTCGCCGGCGTCCCCGGATTGGCGCTGCGCGCTGAGCGGGCACCGAACCTCCAGGGCGCCCGTGCGCTGGGCCTGGACGCGGCCTGGGACGCGGCGGTCGCGGCGGCCGCCAAGGCCTCCCTCGTGATTGTGCTTGATGCGACGCTCACGGAGGCGGAGGCCGGTACCCTGGCCAAGGCGGGAAGCGTCGTGGTGTTCGCCACGGTGGAAGCGGAGGCATGGGCCCACGCCGGGCTCGTCCTGCCGGTCACCACCATGGCCGAGGAGCATGGCACCTGGATGAATCGCGACGGGCGGGTGCAGCGGTATCAGCAGGCCAAGGCGGGCCCGGGGATGGCGCGCCCGGCGTGGTGGATTGCTGCCGGCGCCATCGATGGCGCCGCCGAGGCACCGGCCACCGCCGCCGAGGCGTTTGCGGCGCTGGGCGCCGACTGGCCGGCGCTGGCTGGGCTCTCCTATGCCGACCTCGGCCTGAGCGGTCGCACGTCGGCCGCCGTCGCGGCGGGGGCGGCCCGGTGA
- the nuoL gene encoding NADH-quinone oxidoreductase subunit L yields the protein MYVSANLIWLAVALPLAGFLINGALSIWRPGAKTAVSIVGPAVLLGAFAVVALVFRSYAAANLSAAEVVPLWTWLPVGALRIELSLLVDRLSLVMLLVVTGVGSLIHLFSIGYMRSDPGYARYFAYLNLFVVFMLMLVLGSSLPVLFIGWEGVGLCSYLLIGFWYGDKANADAGKKAFLVNRIGDFGFMVAMFIIWVTLGSLNFLDIAELAPQHLAAGGAVVTTITLFLFLGCTGKSAQIPLYIWLPDAMAGPTPVSALIHAATMVTAGVYLVARTNILFAMAPVSSTVVAGVGALTALFAATIGLRQYDIKKVLAYSTVSQLGYMFLAVGTGAYVAGVFHLVTHAFFKALLFLGAGSVIHSMHHAYHATHSHEDAQDMRNMGGLRRAMPWTFALMAIATLAIAGIPPFSGFFSKDEILAAAFARGAELPLFRVFWLFGVIAAALTAFYMARLMAMTFFGENRTGAEEQKHLHEAPAIMTVPLAVLGVLSAVGGMLNLPALFGGHARLEHWLDPVIEGAHHYFPLEMPHGQTEFVLIGLAIAIAVGGLIAGWRVTMSRPILPAREAAPEVGFWKVLYHKYYVDEIYAALIVRPLLRFSDRVLWKDVDQGIIDRGGVEGSARLASSLGWIGTRLQTGQVGVYLTVFLVGALGIFFVVMG from the coding sequence ATGTACGTCTCCGCCAACCTCATCTGGCTCGCCGTCGCCCTGCCGCTCGCCGGGTTCCTGATCAACGGCGCGCTGTCGATCTGGCGCCCCGGCGCCAAGACCGCCGTGAGTATCGTCGGCCCGGCGGTCTTGCTGGGGGCCTTCGCGGTCGTGGCGCTGGTCTTTCGGAGCTATGCCGCCGCGAACCTCAGCGCTGCCGAAGTGGTCCCGCTCTGGACCTGGCTGCCGGTCGGGGCGCTCCGGATCGAACTCAGCCTCCTCGTCGACCGGCTCTCGCTGGTGATGCTCCTGGTCGTGACCGGTGTCGGCAGCCTGATCCACCTCTTCAGCATCGGCTACATGCGGAGTGATCCGGGGTACGCCCGGTACTTTGCCTACCTGAACCTGTTCGTCGTGTTCATGCTGATGCTGGTGCTCGGCTCAAGCCTGCCGGTCCTGTTCATCGGCTGGGAGGGGGTCGGACTCTGCTCCTACCTCCTCATCGGATTCTGGTACGGCGACAAGGCCAACGCCGATGCGGGGAAGAAGGCGTTCCTGGTCAACCGGATCGGCGACTTCGGGTTCATGGTGGCCATGTTCATCATCTGGGTCACCCTTGGGAGCCTGAACTTCCTGGACATCGCGGAGCTGGCCCCGCAGCACCTGGCGGCCGGCGGCGCGGTGGTCACGACGATCACCCTCTTCCTGTTCCTGGGGTGCACCGGCAAGTCGGCGCAGATTCCCCTCTACATCTGGCTGCCCGACGCCATGGCGGGCCCGACCCCCGTCTCCGCGCTCATCCACGCCGCCACGATGGTCACGGCCGGCGTCTATCTCGTGGCGCGCACCAACATCCTCTTCGCGATGGCCCCGGTGTCGAGCACCGTCGTGGCGGGCGTCGGCGCCCTCACGGCGCTTTTCGCCGCCACGATCGGGCTCCGGCAGTACGACATCAAGAAGGTCCTGGCGTACTCGACGGTGTCCCAGCTCGGATACATGTTCCTGGCCGTCGGCACGGGGGCCTACGTCGCGGGCGTGTTCCACCTCGTCACCCACGCCTTCTTCAAGGCGCTCCTCTTCCTCGGCGCGGGCAGCGTCATCCACTCGATGCACCACGCCTACCATGCGACCCATTCGCACGAGGACGCGCAGGATATGCGCAACATGGGGGGGCTCCGGCGTGCCATGCCCTGGACCTTCGCCCTCATGGCCATTGCGACGCTCGCCATCGCGGGCATCCCCCCGTTCTCGGGCTTCTTCTCGAAGGACGAGATCCTCGCCGCCGCGTTCGCACGGGGCGCGGAGCTTCCTCTCTTCCGCGTGTTCTGGCTCTTCGGCGTCATAGCCGCCGCGCTGACCGCGTTCTACATGGCCCGCCTCATGGCGATGACCTTCTTCGGTGAGAATCGGACCGGCGCGGAAGAGCAGAAGCATCTTCACGAGGCGCCGGCCATCATGACCGTCCCGCTCGCGGTGCTGGGTGTCCTCAGCGCCGTCGGCGGCATGCTGAACCTGCCGGCGCTGTTCGGGGGCCATGCCCGCCTCGAGCACTGGCTCGATCCGGTCATCGAAGGGGCGCACCACTACTTCCCGCTCGAGATGCCCCACGGGCAGACGGAGTTCGTTCTGATCGGGCTGGCGATTGCGATTGCGGTGGGCGGGCTGATTGCCGGATGGCGGGTCACGATGTCCCGGCCGATCCTGCCGGCCAGGGAGGCGGCGCCCGAGGTGGGGTTCTGGAAGGTGCTCTACCACAAGTACTACGTGGACGAGATCTACGCCGCCCTCATCGTCCGGCCGCTGCTGCGCTTCTCGGATCGCGTGCTCTGGAAGGACGTGGATCAGGGGATCATCGACCGTGGGGGAGTGGAGGGCTCGGCCCGGCTGGCGAGCTCCCTGGGGTGGATCGGAACCCGGCTCCAGACCGGCCAGGTCGGCGTCTACCTGACCGTGTTCCTCGTGGGTGCGCTCGGCATCTTCTTCGTCGTGATGGGCTGA
- the nuoD gene encoding NADH dehydrogenase (quinone) subunit D codes for MSTRTVEFELTTPGVDAAGRDIRVPLGVQGHPDAEMSSEHALINIGPQHPATHGVLRLVIELDGETVVRCIPHIGYLHSGFEKLGEYRHYNQIIPLTDRTDYLAPMSNNVALALAVEKLMDIQITERCQVLRVIACEMSRIISHIVWLGTTGIDLGAFTPFLWLFQQRELIYDLQEAWTGARLTTSLTRVGGMMADVPEGWEDGLRQFCQGFPKVLREVDTMFTKNAIWCGRNQGVGVISAADAINGSLSGPLLRSTGADYDVRKDRPYLGYETYDFDVPVGEHGDNYDRYLVRLEEMFQSTRILEQALDRLAGLRGAPMNVADARVILPPKSRAMSDMESMIHHFKQVMEGIHPPAGEAYLGIENPKGELGYYFVSDGTAKPVRWRIRPPSFINLSALPQMCEGALLSDVIATNASVDIVMGEIDR; via the coding sequence GTGAGTACCCGGACCGTCGAATTCGAGCTGACCACGCCGGGGGTCGACGCCGCCGGCCGCGACATCCGTGTGCCGCTCGGCGTCCAAGGGCACCCGGATGCCGAGATGTCCTCGGAGCACGCCCTCATCAACATCGGCCCCCAGCACCCCGCCACCCACGGGGTCCTCCGGCTCGTCATCGAGCTCGACGGCGAGACGGTCGTCCGGTGCATTCCCCATATCGGGTACCTGCACTCGGGCTTCGAGAAGCTGGGGGAGTACCGGCACTACAACCAGATCATCCCGCTGACCGACCGCACCGACTACCTGGCGCCGATGTCGAACAACGTCGCCCTCGCGCTGGCGGTCGAGAAGCTCATGGACATCCAGATCACCGAGCGCTGCCAGGTGCTCCGGGTCATTGCCTGCGAAATGAGCCGGATCATCTCGCATATCGTCTGGCTCGGCACCACTGGCATCGACCTCGGGGCCTTTACGCCCTTCCTCTGGCTGTTCCAGCAGCGGGAACTGATCTATGACCTGCAGGAGGCGTGGACCGGCGCCCGGCTGACGACCTCGCTGACGCGGGTGGGCGGCATGATGGCCGACGTCCCGGAGGGCTGGGAAGACGGCCTGCGGCAGTTCTGCCAGGGATTTCCGAAGGTCCTGCGGGAAGTCGACACGATGTTCACCAAGAACGCCATCTGGTGCGGTCGCAACCAGGGCGTCGGGGTCATCAGCGCGGCCGACGCGATCAACGGGTCGCTCTCGGGCCCGCTCCTGAGGTCCACCGGGGCGGACTACGACGTGCGGAAGGACCGCCCCTACCTTGGCTACGAGACGTACGATTTCGACGTCCCCGTCGGCGAGCATGGCGACAACTACGACCGCTACCTGGTGCGGCTGGAGGAGATGTTCCAGTCCACCCGCATCCTCGAGCAGGCGCTCGACCGGCTGGCCGGCCTGCGCGGCGCGCCGATGAACGTGGCCGACGCGCGGGTCATCCTGCCGCCCAAGTCGCGCGCCATGAGCGACATGGAGTCGATGATCCACCACTTCAAGCAGGTCATGGAAGGGATTCACCCGCCGGCGGGCGAGGCCTACCTGGGCATCGAAAACCCCAAGGGCGAACTCGGCTACTACTTCGTCTCCGACGGCACCGCCAAGCCGGTGCGCTGGCGCATCCGGCCCCCGTCCTTCATCAACCTTTCCGCGCTGCCCCAGATGTGCGAGGGCGCGCTCCTCAGCGACGTGATCGCGACCAACGCGAGCGTCGATATCGTCATGGGAGAAATCGACCGATGA